In Labrus mixtus chromosome 3, fLabMix1.1, whole genome shotgun sequence, a single window of DNA contains:
- the LOC132972114 gene encoding claudin-19 yields the protein MASTGLQLLGFLLSLVGLAATVAATLMVEWKKQYQGKTHRIHEGLWMSCSGYERTTCELYQSLLKLPTEIQATRAVMLLSILLSVVAVLVSTVGMKCTHFLDGRPESKSITTMIGGILFILAGLLTLVITSWYVSTIVHTFQVSHHLESFEFGKAVFVSWAGGLLTMAGGAFLSCRRCSRTESPESISVNHLLPSGSNPKSNYV from the exons ATGGCCAGCACGGGACTGCAGCTGCTcggtttcctcctctctctggtcGGTCTCGCTGCCACAGTCGCCGCTACTTTAATGGTTGAATGGAAAAAGCAGTATCAGGGAAAGACGCACCGCATCCACGAGGGCTTGTGGATGAGCTGCAGCGGCTACGAGAGAACAACTTGTGAACTATACCAGTCCCTCCTCAAGCTTccaa ccgaGATCCAGGCGACCAGGGCTGTGATGCTGCTCAGCATATTGCTCTCTGTTGTGGCCGTGCTGGTCTCCACAGTGGGGATGAAGTGCACACACTTCCTGGACGGAAGGCCTGAAAGCAAATCCATCACAACCATGATCGGAGGAATCCTGTTCATTCTTGCAG GTTTGTTGACCCTGGTCATAACCTCCTGGTATGTCAGCACGATTGTTCATACCTTCCAAGTATCCCATCACCTGGAAAG CTTCGAGTTTGGTAAGGCGGTTTTTGTCAGCTGGGCTGGAGGCCTCCTTACGATGGCTGGCGGTGCTTTCCTGAGCTGTCGGAGGTGCTCCCGGACCGAGTCGCCTGAGTCCATCAGTGTAAACCACCTCCTCCCATCAGGCAGTAACCCCAAATCCAACTATGTCTAG